Proteins encoded together in one Nitrospirota bacterium window:
- a CDS encoding ABC transporter permease codes for MLSNAHSALSAVMAYRLRSFFCILSVSIAIAAITAIVAAVEGAYNSAYELVDKFGPDTALIIGGGEVQKASGYREKTLTLTDARAIRDAFMSAWLVMPVAIKSGTTVSYGSKKHQALVLGSSEDYSRSWSWPVSEGTDLTAEDIASGTNVCLTGLKVVQELFDDKSPVGETIMVGIIPCKVIGVLADRTISQMGQDLNDRIIMPISTVMRKLLNESRYVSVIKVRFEDHENLKYHIAELKEFLRHRHNIKEDDEDDFKIITSDEIIAFLVALTGSLVVFLGITGLVSLVVSGFVLANLFLLSVKERTREIGIRRACGATARDIFTMFLFEAALITALGGVVGFLLGIAVSEILNATADFPIHFSWKAFAAALSLSIITGVVFGIKPAVSASSLKPIEAIR; via the coding sequence GTGCTTTCAAATGCCCACTCCGCTCTTTCAGCCGTCATGGCATATCGCCTAAGGAGTTTTTTCTGCATCCTGAGTGTAAGCATAGCAATAGCCGCAATAACCGCCATTGTTGCCGCAGTAGAAGGCGCTTACAATAGCGCCTATGAGCTGGTTGATAAGTTTGGCCCTGATACCGCTCTCATAATTGGAGGAGGTGAAGTCCAAAAGGCTTCCGGTTACAGAGAGAAGACCCTCACACTGACCGATGCCCGGGCAATTCGGGATGCTTTTATGTCGGCATGGCTGGTCATGCCTGTAGCCATAAAATCCGGGACAACTGTCTCTTACGGCAGTAAAAAACATCAGGCACTGGTTTTGGGTTCATCAGAGGACTACAGCAGAAGCTGGAGTTGGCCTGTTAGTGAAGGCACTGACTTAACGGCTGAGGATATCGCCTCTGGCACAAATGTCTGCCTGACCGGCCTGAAAGTTGTACAGGAACTGTTTGATGATAAGTCCCCTGTAGGAGAGACTATCATGGTCGGCATAATTCCCTGTAAAGTCATCGGCGTTCTTGCCGACAGAACCATATCCCAAATGGGACAGGATCTTAATGACCGGATAATTATGCCCATCTCGACAGTTATGCGAAAACTGCTTAACGAATCCCGCTACGTGTCGGTCATAAAGGTACGGTTTGAAGACCATGAAAATCTGAAATACCACATAGCTGAACTCAAAGAATTTCTCAGACACCGCCATAATATCAAAGAGGACGATGAGGATGATTTTAAGATTATCACCTCCGACGAAATTATAGCGTTTCTCGTTGCGTTAACCGGCTCATTAGTGGTTTTTTTGGGCATAACCGGTTTAGTGTCGCTGGTTGTGTCAGGGTTTGTACTGGCTAACTTATTTCTTCTTTCGGTTAAGGAAAGAACACGGGAGATAGGCATAAGGAGAGCGTGTGGGGCAACCGCCAGGGATATTTTTACCATGTTTTTATTTGAAGCCGCACTCATTACAGCACTGGGAGGCGTTGTGGGATTTTTGTTAGGAATTGCAGTTTCTGAAATTCTTAATGCCACAGCGGACTTTCCCATACATTTTTCATGGAAAGCCTTTGCAGCAGCCTTATCTCTTTCCATTATCACAGGAGTTGTGTTTGGTATAAAACCTGCCGTTTCCGCCTCATCATTAAAACCTATCGAGGCAATACGGTGA